A portion of the Malania oleifera isolate guangnan ecotype guangnan chromosome 3, ASM2987363v1, whole genome shotgun sequence genome contains these proteins:
- the LOC131152318 gene encoding 2-methylpropanoate--CoA ligase CCL4-like — MQLLTPRPANSSSLTPLIFLDRAATVYGDCPSVVYNTTTHTWSQTRCRRLQLASSLITCLGISPGDVVSVVAPNVPAMYELHFAVPMSGAVLNCINTRLDPRTISVLLRHCDSKLVFVDCLSRSLVLQALSLFPPSTRGPLLVFIPDESDTDTAAVSSEINATADFCATYESLIEKGDPGFEWVRPKSEWDPITLNYTSGTTSSPKGVIHCHRGVFIITVDSLIQWSMPTQPVFLWTLPMFHGNGWSYTWGMAAVGGTNICIRRFDGAFIRRAITTYGVTHMCVAPVVLNMLSNADPNPIQTPVRVLTAGSPPPATVLLRTESLGFIVSHGYGLTETAGIVVSCAWKEQWNRLPATERARLKARQGVRTIGMTQVDVVDPKSRKSVKRDGSSLGEIVMRGASIMLGYLKDPVATAKSMRDDGWFYTGDVAVMHPDGYLEIKDRSKDVIISGGENLSSVEVESLLYTHPAVNEAAVVARPDEYWGETPCAFVSLRPEATGTTEKEIMEYCRARLPHYMAPKTVVIKEELPKTSTGKIQKFVLREMAQSLGPAKASRL, encoded by the coding sequence ATGCAGCTTCTCACCCCTCGACCTGCAAATTCTTCCTCTCTCACCCCTCTGATTTTCCTGGACAGAGCCGCCACCGTCTACGGTGACTGCCCCTCCGTCGTATACAACACCACTACCCACACTTGGTCCCAGACCCGCTGCCGACGCCTCCAGCTCGCCTCCTCCCTCATCACCTGCCTCGGCATCTCCCCCGGCGACGTCGTCTCCGTCGTCGCCCCCAACGTCCCCGCCATGTACGAACTCCACTTCGCCGTTCCCATGTCCGGCGCCGTCCTCAACTGCATCAACACCCGCCTCGACCCCCGCACCATCTCCGTTCTCCTCCGCCACTGCGACTCCAAGCTCGTCTTTGTCGACTGCCTCTCTCGCTCCCTCGTCCTCCAAGCACTCTCCCTGTTCCCCCCATCCACGCGCGGTCCACTCCTCGTCTTCATCCCGGACGAATCCGACACGGACACCGCCGCCGTGTCATCCGAAATCAATGCCACCGCTGATTTCTGCGCCACGTACGAGAGTTTGATCGAGAAGGGCGACCCCGGGTTCGAGTGGGTCCGACCCAAAAGCGAGTGGGACCCGATCACGCTCAACTACACCTCCGGAACGACGTCGTCTCCAAAGGGGGTGATCCACTGCCACCGTGGGGTTTTCATCATCACCGTCGATTCGCTCATCCAGTGGTCGATGCCCACACAGCCCGTTTTTCTCTGGACCCTTCCCATGTTTCACGGCAACGGGTGGAGCTACACGTGGGGGATGGCCGCCGTCGGCGGCACCAACATCTGCATCCGGAGGTTCGACGGCGCATTCATCCGCCGCGCCATAACCACCTACGGCGTAACCCACATGTGCGTCGCACCCGTGGTGCTCAACATGCTCTCCAATGCAGACCCGAACCCGATCCAGACCCCTGTCCGGGTCCTAACCGCTGGGTCTCCACCGCCGGCCACCGTGCTCCTCCGGACCGAATCTCTCGGCTTCATCGTTTCACACGGTTACGGGTTAACCGAGACAGCGGGAATCGTCGTCTCCTGCGCGTGGAAAGAGCAGTGGAACCGGCTGCCGGCGACGGAGAGGGCAAGGCTGAAGGCGAGACAAGGAGTGAGGACGATCGGGATGACCCAGGTGGACGTGGTGGATCCCAAGTCGCGTAAGAGCGTGAAGCGAGATGGATCGTCTTTGGGGGAGATCGTTATGCGGGGCGCGAGTATCATGCTGGGGTATCTGAAGGACCCGGTGGCGACGGCGAAATCCATGAGAGACGACGGGTGGTTCTACACCGGCGACGTGGCCGTGATGCACCCAGACGGGTATTTGGAAATAAAAGACAGGTCGAAGGATGTGATCATTAGCGGTGGGGAGAATCTGAGCAGCGTGGAGGTGGAGTCGCTGCTGTACACGCATCCGGCGGTGAATGAGGCAGCGGTGGTGGCGCGGCCGGACGAGTACTGGGGGGAGACGCCGTGCGCGTTCGTGAGCTTGAGGCCGGAGGCGACGGGGACGACGGAGAAGGAGATAATGGAGTACTGTAGGGCGAGGTTGCCGCACTATATGGCGCCGAAGACGGTGGTGATCAAGGAGGAACTTCCCAAGACTTCCACCGGGAAGATCCAGAAGTTTGTGCTCAGGGAGATGGCGCAGTCACTAGGTCCGGCGAAGGCGAGTCGGCTCTAG